Proteins encoded by one window of Pseudomonas coleopterorum:
- a CDS encoding class I SAM-dependent methyltransferase — MTQHSQVVQKQFGEQASAYLSSAVHAQGAEFALLQAELAGQSHARLLDLGCGAGHVSFHCAPLVKQVVAYDLSQQMLDVVASAAYERGLANVSTQLGPAEQLPFADGEFDYVFSRYSAHHWSDLGLALREVRRVLKPGGVACFIDVMSPGSPLLDTYLQSVEVLRDTSHVRDYSAGEWLSQVNAAGLQVRGHTRQRLRLEYVSWVERMRTPEVMRAAIRTLQQAVGAEVREYYQIDDNGSFSTDVLVLWAQR; from the coding sequence ATGACCCAGCACAGCCAAGTCGTGCAGAAACAGTTCGGCGAACAGGCCTCGGCCTACCTGAGCAGCGCCGTTCACGCCCAGGGCGCGGAATTTGCGCTGCTTCAGGCGGAACTGGCCGGCCAGTCCCACGCTCGGCTGCTGGATCTGGGTTGCGGCGCCGGCCACGTCAGCTTTCACTGCGCGCCACTGGTCAAGCAGGTGGTGGCCTATGATCTGTCGCAGCAGATGCTCGATGTAGTCGCCAGCGCCGCTTACGAGCGAGGGCTGGCCAACGTCAGCACCCAGCTCGGCCCGGCCGAACAGCTGCCGTTCGCCGATGGCGAATTCGACTACGTGTTCAGCCGCTACTCGGCCCACCACTGGAGCGACCTGGGCCTGGCCCTGCGCGAAGTGCGCCGGGTGCTCAAGCCCGGTGGCGTGGCGTGCTTCATCGACGTGATGTCGCCGGGCAGCCCGCTGCTCGATACCTATCTGCAGAGCGTCGAAGTGCTGCGTGACACCAGTCATGTGCGTGACTACAGTGCCGGCGAATGGCTGAGCCAGGTCAATGCGGCCGGGCTGCAGGTGCGCGGGCATACACGCCAGCGCCTGCGCCTTGAATACGTGTCCTGGGTCGAGCGCATGCGCACCCCCGAGGTGATGCGTGCGGCCATCCGCACCTTGCAGCAAGCCGTGGGCGCCGAGGTGCGCGAGTATTACCAGATCGACGACAATGGCTCATTCAGCACCGACGTGCTGGTGTTGTGGGCCCAGCGTTGA
- the leuB gene encoding 3-isopropylmalate dehydrogenase, with amino-acid sequence MSKQILILPGDGIGPEIMAEAVKVLELANDKFQLGFELAHDVIGGAAIDKHGVPLADETLERARAADAVLLGAVGGPKWDKIERDIRPERGLLKIRSQLGLFANLRPAILYPQLADASSLKPEIVAGLDILIVRELTGGIYFGAPRGTRELEGGERQAYDTLPYSESEIRRIVRVGFDMAQVRGKKLCSVDKANVLASSQLWREVAEEIGKDYPDVELSHMYVDNAAMQLVRAPKQFDVMVTDNMFGDILSDEASMLTGSIGMLPSASLDAHNKGMYEPCHGSAPDIAGQGIANPLATILSVSMMLRYSFNQHAAADAIEQAVSLVLDQGLRTGDIWSEGNARVGTQEMGDAVVAALRNL; translated from the coding sequence ATGAGCAAGCAGATTCTGATTCTCCCAGGCGACGGCATCGGCCCGGAAATCATGGCCGAAGCGGTCAAGGTGCTGGAGCTGGCCAACGACAAGTTCCAGCTGGGCTTCGAACTGGCCCACGACGTGATCGGTGGCGCAGCCATCGACAAGCACGGCGTGCCGCTGGCCGATGAAACCCTGGAACGCGCCCGTGCCGCCGATGCGGTGCTGCTGGGCGCCGTGGGCGGTCCGAAATGGGACAAGATCGAGCGCGACATCCGCCCGGAGCGCGGCCTGCTGAAAATCCGTTCGCAGTTGGGCCTGTTCGCCAACCTGCGTCCTGCCATCCTTTATCCGCAACTGGCGGACGCTTCCAGCCTGAAGCCGGAAATCGTTGCCGGGCTGGACATCCTCATCGTCCGTGAGCTGACCGGCGGCATCTACTTCGGCGCCCCCCGTGGCACCCGTGAACTGGAAGGCGGCGAGCGCCAGGCGTACGACACGCTGCCCTACAGCGAGAGCGAAATCCGCCGCATCGTGCGCGTGGGCTTCGACATGGCCCAGGTCCGCGGCAAGAAGCTCTGCTCGGTGGACAAGGCCAACGTATTGGCATCCAGCCAGCTGTGGCGCGAAGTGGCCGAAGAGATCGGCAAGGATTATCCCGACGTCGAGCTGAGCCACATGTACGTCGACAACGCCGCCATGCAGCTGGTGCGGGCGCCGAAACAATTCGACGTGATGGTCACCGACAACATGTTCGGCGACATTCTTTCCGATGAAGCGTCGATGCTCACCGGCTCCATCGGCATGTTGCCCTCGGCCTCCCTGGACGCGCACAACAAGGGCATGTACGAGCCGTGCCACGGTTCGGCACCGGACATCGCCGGGCAGGGCATCGCCAACCCGCTGGCGACCATCCTCTCGGTGTCGATGATGCTGCGCTACAGCTTCAATCAGCACGCGGCCGCCGATGCCATCGAGCAGGCCGTCAGCCTGGTCCTGGACCAGGGCTTGCGCACCGGCGACATCTGGTCCGAAGGCAACGCGCGGGTCGGTACGCAGGAAATGGGCGATGCAGTAGTCGCCGCGCTGCGGAATCTGTAA
- the asd gene encoding aspartate-semialdehyde dehydrogenase has product MKRVGLIGWRGMVGSVLMQRMLEEQDFDLIEPVFFTTSNVGGQGPAVGKDIAPLKDAYSIEELKTLDVILTCQGGDYTSEVFPKLREAGWQGYWIDAASSLRMQDDAVIVLDPVNRRVIDQQLDAGTKNYIGGNCTVSLMLMGLGGLFEAGLVEWMSAMTYQAASGAGAQNMRELIKQMGSTHASVADDLANPASAILDIDRKVAEAMRGEGYPTENFGVPLAGSLIPYIDKELPNGQSREEWKAQAETNKILGRFKSPIPVDGICVRIGAMRCHSQALTIKLNKDVPMADIEGLISQHNPWVKLVPNSREASMQELTPTQVTGTLNIPVGRLRKLNMGSQYLGAFTVGDQLLWGAAEPLRRMLRILLER; this is encoded by the coding sequence ATGAAACGTGTAGGTCTGATCGGTTGGCGCGGCATGGTCGGTTCCGTGCTCATGCAGCGGATGCTGGAAGAGCAGGATTTCGATCTTATCGAGCCGGTGTTTTTCACCACTTCCAATGTGGGCGGCCAAGGGCCTGCGGTGGGCAAGGACATTGCCCCGCTCAAGGATGCCTACAGCATTGAAGAGCTGAAGACACTCGACGTGATCCTGACCTGCCAGGGTGGCGACTACACCAGCGAGGTATTCCCCAAGCTGCGCGAGGCCGGCTGGCAGGGCTACTGGATCGACGCTGCCTCCAGCCTGCGCATGCAGGATGACGCAGTGATCGTGCTCGACCCGGTCAACCGCCGCGTGATCGACCAGCAGCTCGATGCCGGCACCAAGAACTACATCGGTGGCAACTGCACCGTGAGCCTGATGCTGATGGGCCTGGGCGGCCTGTTCGAGGCCGGTCTGGTGGAGTGGATGAGCGCCATGACCTATCAGGCGGCGTCCGGTGCCGGTGCGCAGAACATGCGCGAGCTGATCAAGCAGATGGGCAGCACCCACGCCTCGGTGGCCGATGACCTGGCCAACCCGGCCAGTGCCATTCTGGACATCGATCGCAAGGTGGCCGAGGCCATGCGCGGCGAGGGCTACCCGACCGAGAACTTCGGTGTGCCGCTGGCCGGCAGCCTGATTCCGTACATCGACAAGGAGCTGCCGAACGGGCAGAGCCGTGAAGAGTGGAAGGCTCAGGCCGAGACCAACAAGATCCTGGGTCGCTTCAAGAGCCCGATCCCGGTGGACGGCATCTGCGTGCGCATCGGCGCCATGCGTTGCCACAGCCAGGCGCTGACCATCAAGCTGAACAAGGACGTGCCGATGGCGGACATCGAAGGCCTGATCAGCCAGCACAACCCGTGGGTCAAGCTGGTACCCAACAGCCGTGAAGCGAGCATGCAGGAACTGACCCCGACCCAGGTCACCGGCACGCTGAACATTCCGGTCGGGCGCCTGCGCAAGCTGAACATGGGCTCGCAATACCTGGGCGCGTTCACCGTCGGCGACCAGCTGCTGTGGGGCGCCGCCGAACCGTTGCGCCGCATGCTGCGGATTTTGCTGGAGCGTTGA
- a CDS encoding TlpA disulfide reductase family protein, whose amino-acid sequence MLSLSVGPFALSLHHLLILLALGLASVVGWQMSRRGLGSNPEVLIFRLFLLGLVMARVAFVMRYWAQYRADPWQIPDIRDGGFLLWPGLAVSGVTALVYAWRRPLARVTLGTSLVSGLMFWAVTSLASQWYLQERHAQLPDVTLHTAAGEPVALRSYAGQPLVINLWASWCPPCRREMPVLLDMQKHHPQVRFLFVNHGETAQIVASFAGTMGLDLQQVAFDSQGDLGRALGSVALPTTLFYSADGKLLGSHLGELSTASLNHALEAFENR is encoded by the coding sequence ATGCTGAGCCTTTCCGTGGGGCCATTCGCGCTTTCCCTGCATCACCTGCTGATACTGCTGGCCTTGGGCCTGGCCAGCGTCGTGGGTTGGCAGATGTCGCGGCGCGGGTTGGGCAGCAATCCCGAAGTGCTGATCTTTCGCCTGTTCCTGCTGGGCCTGGTGATGGCGCGTGTCGCTTTCGTGATGCGGTACTGGGCGCAGTACCGTGCCGATCCGTGGCAGATTCCCGATATCCGCGATGGCGGCTTCCTGCTATGGCCGGGCCTGGCGGTCAGCGGCGTGACGGCGCTGGTGTATGCCTGGCGGCGCCCACTGGCGCGTGTCACGTTGGGCACAAGCCTGGTCAGCGGCCTGATGTTCTGGGCCGTCACCAGTCTGGCCAGCCAGTGGTACCTGCAGGAACGCCACGCGCAATTACCCGACGTCACCCTGCACACTGCAGCAGGTGAGCCTGTGGCACTGCGCAGCTACGCAGGGCAGCCGCTGGTGATCAATCTCTGGGCCAGCTGGTGCCCACCTTGCAGACGGGAAATGCCAGTGCTGCTGGACATGCAGAAACACCATCCGCAGGTCCGTTTCCTGTTCGTCAACCACGGCGAAACCGCGCAGATCGTCGCAAGCTTTGCGGGAACCATGGGGCTGGATCTGCAACAGGTGGCATTCGACAGCCAGGGCGATCTGGGCCGCGCATTGGGTTCGGTCGCACTGCCAACCACGCTGTTCTACAGCGCCGACGGCAAGCTGCTGGGCAGCCATCTGGGCGAGCTGTCGACCGCCAGCCTGAACCACGCGCTGGAAGCCTTCGAAAACCGGTAA
- a CDS encoding response regulator, with protein sequence MHVLLCEDDDLIASGIVAGLNAQGLNVDRVATASAAQAMLQAASFDVMVLDLGLPDEDGIKLLQRLRHKGEALPVLVLTARDSVSDRVAGLQAGADDYLLKPFDLRELCARLHTLQRRVAGRTLNMIEHGPLQHDPSTRQTWLAGQAVDLSRREQALLYALLQNRGRVLSGEQLKDSVYGFSDEVESNALNVHIHHLRRKLGNGIVETVRGLGYRLGPAQAAAQEAQ encoded by the coding sequence ATGCACGTATTGCTTTGCGAAGACGATGACCTGATCGCCAGCGGCATCGTTGCCGGGCTCAATGCCCAGGGTCTGAACGTCGATCGAGTGGCCACGGCTTCTGCCGCCCAGGCCATGCTGCAGGCCGCCAGCTTCGATGTGATGGTGCTCGATCTGGGGCTGCCCGACGAGGACGGCATCAAGCTGCTGCAACGGTTGCGCCACAAGGGCGAGGCGCTGCCGGTGCTGGTGTTAACCGCCCGCGACAGCGTCAGCGATCGGGTTGCCGGTCTGCAGGCCGGCGCCGACGACTACCTGCTCAAACCCTTCGACCTGCGCGAACTGTGTGCGCGCCTGCACACCCTGCAGCGCCGGGTGGCCGGGCGGACTCTGAACATGATCGAGCACGGCCCGTTGCAGCACGACCCCAGCACCCGCCAGACCTGGCTGGCCGGCCAGGCCGTCGATCTGTCTCGTCGCGAGCAGGCGCTGTTGTACGCCCTGCTGCAGAACCGAGGCCGCGTGCTCTCGGGCGAGCAGCTCAAGGACAGTGTCTATGGCTTCAGCGACGAAGTGGAAAGCAACGCCCTGAACGTGCACATCCATCATTTGCGGCGCAAGCTGGGCAACGGCATTGTCGAAACCGTCCGCGGCCTGGGCTATCGCTTGGGGCCGGCCCAAGCCGCAGCGCAGGAAGCGCAATGA
- a CDS encoding ATP-binding protein, which produces MSLRLRLSLILGTAFVLIWALAATWMFRDLRSQMMFSLDQRLVASARMVAGLVDRLPQPLSAQGEGTRFSADQWSIPDGIACQVSSLRGEILARSHGNADQVLDDQRTGFHDQEIEGEHWRSFTLARDDVRITTADRELEREALNRSVLLAASAPVLMALLGSIAMLWLGIGKGLAPLNRMCEALRKRDVDALEPLALKSLPSELQPLLETQNQLFLRIGCTLERERQLTGDAAHELRSPLTAIKTHLQVARMTAGLAHEQALGHAEEGADRLQRTLEQLLLLARVEGSLSFDDGAPCSAEQVARLAIGDARPEDRWRVELHVPPRLPSIALGMPSTLAVQALRNLIDNALRHSPDQAPVWLTLATEPGCVCFTVRDFGPGIAAQDLEHLTQRFWRSRSSTGCGLGLAIVQAIAQRCGCTLHFDSTEDGLRVSFKVPFRPV; this is translated from the coding sequence ATGAGCCTGCGCCTGCGCTTGAGTCTGATTCTGGGTACGGCCTTCGTGCTGATCTGGGCGCTGGCCGCGACCTGGATGTTCCGCGACTTGCGCAGTCAGATGATGTTCTCCCTCGATCAACGCCTGGTGGCGTCGGCGCGCATGGTCGCCGGCCTGGTCGATCGGCTGCCGCAACCGCTTTCCGCACAGGGCGAAGGCACCCGCTTCAGTGCCGATCAATGGAGCATCCCCGACGGTATCGCCTGCCAGGTCAGCTCGCTGCGTGGTGAAATCCTTGCCCGCAGCCATGGCAATGCCGATCAGGTGCTGGATGACCAGCGCACCGGTTTCCACGATCAGGAGATCGAGGGTGAACACTGGCGCAGTTTCACCCTGGCTCGGGACGATGTGCGGATCACCACCGCAGACCGCGAGCTGGAACGCGAGGCATTGAACCGTTCGGTACTACTCGCCGCTTCCGCACCGGTACTGATGGCCCTGTTGGGCAGCATCGCGATGCTCTGGCTGGGCATCGGCAAGGGCCTGGCGCCTCTCAATCGCATGTGCGAGGCGCTGCGCAAACGCGACGTCGACGCCCTTGAACCGCTGGCGCTGAAGTCGCTGCCCAGTGAGTTGCAACCGCTGCTGGAAACCCAGAACCAGCTGTTCCTGCGCATCGGCTGTACTCTGGAGCGGGAGCGGCAGCTGACCGGTGATGCGGCCCATGAACTGCGCAGTCCCTTGACCGCGATCAAGACCCACCTGCAGGTCGCCCGCATGACGGCCGGGCTCGCCCACGAACAGGCGCTGGGCCATGCCGAGGAGGGCGCCGACCGCCTGCAGCGCACCCTCGAACAATTGCTCTTGCTGGCACGGGTCGAAGGCAGCCTGTCGTTCGACGATGGCGCACCGTGCAGCGCCGAACAGGTGGCGCGCCTGGCCATCGGCGACGCTCGCCCGGAGGACCGCTGGCGGGTCGAATTGCACGTCCCGCCGCGGCTGCCATCAATAGCCTTGGGAATGCCATCGACCCTGGCGGTACAGGCACTGCGCAACCTGATCGACAACGCGTTGCGGCACAGCCCCGATCAGGCGCCGGTCTGGCTGACACTGGCCACGGAACCCGGCTGCGTATGCTTCACGGTGCGCGACTTCGGCCCCGGCATCGCCGCGCAAGACCTGGAACACCTGACCCAGCGCTTCTGGCGCAGCCGTTCCAGCACCGGTTGCGGGCTGGGCCTGGCCATCGTTCAGGCGATCGCCCAGCGTTGCGGCTGTACCCTGCACTTCGACAGTACCGAAGACGGCTTGCGCGTCAGCTTCAAGGTCCCGTTCCGACCGGTGTGA
- a CDS encoding FAD/FMN-containing dehydrogenase, which translates to MKYCCALLFSLLSLTAQATEVGERLAPWTLLDQFEQPYSLSDETQLIIVARSMDAAQLMGTAMEKRPKDFLESRHAAYIADIERMPSVAKWIAIPGMKKLNYRILLDQEGRVAPRYDGDRETVQWLELKDGVVVDIKTFNDPQQLASALSAR; encoded by the coding sequence ATGAAATACTGCTGCGCATTACTTTTCAGCTTGCTGTCCCTTACCGCCCAGGCCACGGAAGTCGGCGAACGGCTGGCCCCCTGGACCCTGCTCGATCAGTTCGAACAACCCTACTCGCTCAGCGACGAGACCCAACTGATCATCGTCGCGCGCAGCATGGACGCCGCCCAGTTGATGGGTACGGCCATGGAAAAACGGCCCAAGGACTTTCTCGAGTCGCGACATGCGGCCTATATCGCCGACATCGAGCGCATGCCGTCGGTGGCCAAGTGGATCGCCATTCCCGGCATGAAGAAACTCAATTACCGCATTCTGCTGGACCAGGAAGGCCGCGTCGCACCGCGCTACGACGGCGACCGCGAAACCGTGCAGTGGCTGGAGCTCAAGGATGGCGTGGTGGTAGACATCAAGACCTTCAACGATCCTCAGCAACTGGCCAGCGCGCTCTCCGCACGCTGA
- a CDS encoding tRNA-uridine aminocarboxypropyltransferase — translation MSRPQCPRCQRPQALCLCALIPNLPSRTRVLILQHPSEVDHALNTARLAALGLQNCEIMVGEVFADLARWLAQPGYQPCLLFPDERSEALSVYAPDAQPRLLVVPDGTWRKARKLLHLNPLLADLPRVQLAAAEPSRYRLRKAPGPGALSTVEAITQALEVLEAPASFQALLRPFDALIEGQIAAMGEEVYLRNHQRQ, via the coding sequence ATGTCCAGACCTCAATGCCCTCGCTGCCAACGTCCTCAGGCCCTGTGCCTGTGTGCGTTGATCCCGAACCTGCCCAGCCGAACGCGGGTGCTGATCCTGCAGCATCCCAGCGAGGTGGATCACGCGCTGAATACGGCGCGCCTGGCCGCGTTGGGCTTGCAGAACTGCGAGATCATGGTCGGCGAAGTATTCGCTGACCTGGCGCGGTGGCTGGCACAGCCAGGCTATCAGCCCTGTCTGTTGTTTCCCGATGAGCGCAGTGAAGCTTTGAGTGTCTACGCGCCGGATGCTCAGCCAAGGTTGCTGGTGGTGCCCGACGGCACCTGGCGCAAGGCGCGCAAGCTGCTGCACCTCAATCCGCTGCTCGCCGACCTGCCCAGGGTTCAGCTGGCCGCTGCCGAGCCCTCGCGTTATCGGCTGCGCAAGGCGCCTGGTCCGGGCGCGCTGTCGACCGTAGAGGCCATCACCCAGGCTCTGGAGGTACTCGAAGCACCGGCCTCGTTCCAGGCGCTGCTCAGGCCCTTCGACGCACTCATCGAAGGGCAGATCGCCGCCATGGGTGAAGAGGTTTATCTGCGCAACCATCAACGCCAGTAA
- a CDS encoding HAD family hydrolase, which produces MALAIFDLDETLIHGDCSSLWSEQMGRLGWVDPESFMQRDHELMQAYSEGRLAMEDYMAFSLEPMLGRSPEEVEHLVGPWVEDFIEPIIFSDATRTIAAHRAAGDRILIISASGVHLVQPIAERLGVDDVLAIDLELNHGSYSGNTVGVLTYREGKIKRLREWMHDEGETLEGASFYSDSRNDLPLLLEVPFPHAVNPDPVLREHAEKAGWPIHHWR; this is translated from the coding sequence ATGGCTCTAGCGATTTTCGATCTCGACGAGACCCTGATCCACGGCGACTGTTCTTCACTCTGGAGCGAGCAGATGGGTCGCCTGGGCTGGGTCGATCCCGAGTCCTTCATGCAACGCGACCACGAGTTGATGCAGGCCTACAGCGAGGGTCGGCTGGCCATGGAAGACTACATGGCGTTCAGCCTGGAGCCGATGCTCGGGCGCTCGCCCGAGGAGGTCGAACACCTGGTCGGCCCCTGGGTCGAGGACTTCATCGAGCCGATCATTTTCAGCGACGCCACCCGCACCATCGCCGCCCATCGCGCGGCCGGCGATCGCATTCTGATCATCTCCGCTTCCGGCGTTCATCTGGTCCAGCCCATTGCCGAGCGCCTGGGTGTCGACGACGTGCTGGCGATCGACCTGGAACTCAACCACGGCAGCTACAGTGGCAATACGGTCGGCGTATTGACCTACCGCGAGGGCAAGATCAAGCGCCTGCGCGAATGGATGCACGACGAGGGCGAAACCCTGGAAGGCGCCAGCTTCTATTCGGATTCACGCAACGACCTGCCGCTGCTATTGGAAGTGCCCTTCCCCCATGCGGTCAATCCTGATCCGGTGCTGCGCGAGCACGCGGAAAAGGCTGGGTGGCCGATTCATCACTGGCGTTGA
- a CDS encoding ABC transporter ATP-binding protein produces the protein MSFVSVERLDKRYGNTEVFSDIGFTIERGEFITLLGPSGCGKSTLLRAIAGLTPINGGRILLDGQDLAPLGPQKRDIGMVFQSYALFPNMNVEQNVAFGLRMQKVKGAESTRRVAEVLALVELDEFAKRYPHQLSGGQCQRVALARSLVTRPRLLLLDEPLSALDARIRKHLREQIRQIQRELGLTTIFVTHDQEEALTMSDRIFLMNKGRIVQSGDAQSLYTAPADAFAAGFIGNYNLLDAAQASALLQRPIHTRVAIRPEAIELGSSGSLEGEIRSHSLLGNVIRYRVQAHGVLLVVDVLNRTAADLLPDGQRVSLTIGPDALCAVA, from the coding sequence ATGAGCTTCGTCAGCGTCGAAAGACTGGATAAGCGCTACGGCAACACCGAAGTCTTCAGCGATATCGGCTTCACCATCGAACGGGGTGAATTCATCACCCTGCTCGGGCCGTCCGGTTGCGGCAAGTCGACCCTGCTGCGGGCGATCGCCGGACTGACGCCGATCAACGGCGGGCGCATCCTGCTCGATGGCCAGGACCTCGCCCCACTCGGTCCGCAGAAGCGCGACATCGGCATGGTCTTCCAGAGCTATGCGCTGTTTCCCAACATGAACGTGGAACAGAACGTCGCGTTCGGCTTGCGCATGCAGAAGGTCAAAGGCGCCGAAAGCACCCGCCGTGTGGCCGAGGTGCTGGCGCTGGTGGAACTGGACGAGTTCGCCAAGCGTTACCCGCATCAACTCTCCGGCGGGCAGTGCCAGCGGGTCGCCCTGGCCCGGTCGCTGGTCACCCGGCCGCGTCTGCTGCTGCTCGACGAGCCCCTGTCGGCGCTGGATGCACGCATCCGCAAGCACCTGCGCGAACAGATCCGGCAGATCCAGCGCGAACTCGGGCTGACCACGATTTTCGTCACCCACGATCAGGAAGAGGCGCTGACCATGAGCGACCGCATCTTCCTGATGAACAAGGGCCGCATCGTCCAGAGCGGCGATGCGCAGAGCCTGTACACGGCACCGGCGGACGCCTTCGCCGCCGGTTTCATCGGCAACTACAACCTGCTCGATGCCGCCCAGGCCAGTGCCCTGTTGCAGCGACCGATCCATACCCGGGTGGCGATTCGTCCGGAAGCCATCGAGCTGGGTTCGAGCGGCTCGCTGGAGGGCGAAATCCGCAGCCACAGCCTGCTGGGCAACGTGATCCGCTACCGCGTGCAGGCCCATGGCGTACTGCTGGTGGTGGATGTGCTCAACCGCACCGCCGCCGACCTGCTGCCCGACGGCCAGCGGGTGTCCCTGACGATTGGGCCGGACGCGCTTTGTGCGGTAGCCTGA
- a CDS encoding ABC transporter permease: protein MSRAEHNAPGLYHRVVVWLLFLILLLPLAGTLLYSLATSWSASILPSGLTFKWYLQLWGDPRFLQAFGQSLVVCVGALVLSVLLILPLLFAVHYHFPRLDALMNILILLPFAVPPVVSSVGLLNLYGSGPLAMVGTPWILIGCYFTVALPFMYRAITNNLQAINLRDLMDAAQLLGASTFQAAFLVVLPNLRKGLMIALLLSFSFLFGEFVFANLLVGTRYETLQVYLNNMRNSSGHFNSALVISYFFFVLLLTWGANRLNKDKD from the coding sequence ATGTCGCGCGCTGAACACAACGCCCCCGGCCTCTACCACAGAGTCGTGGTGTGGCTGCTGTTCCTGATCCTGCTGCTGCCCTTGGCCGGCACCCTGCTGTATTCGTTGGCCACCAGCTGGTCGGCATCGATCCTGCCCAGCGGCCTGACCTTCAAGTGGTACCTGCAACTGTGGGGCGACCCGCGGTTCCTGCAGGCCTTCGGTCAATCACTGGTGGTCTGCGTGGGCGCGCTGGTGCTGTCGGTGCTGCTGATCCTGCCGCTGCTGTTCGCCGTGCACTACCACTTTCCCAGGCTGGATGCGCTGATGAACATCCTCATCCTGCTGCCCTTCGCCGTGCCGCCCGTGGTGTCCTCAGTGGGCCTGTTGAACCTGTACGGCTCGGGACCACTGGCCATGGTCGGCACGCCGTGGATCCTGATCGGCTGCTACTTCACCGTGGCCCTGCCCTTCATGTACCGAGCCATCACCAACAACCTGCAGGCGATCAACCTGCGCGACCTGATGGACGCTGCCCAGTTGCTGGGCGCCAGCACCTTCCAGGCAGCGTTTCTGGTGGTGCTGCCCAACCTGCGCAAGGGCCTGATGATCGCCCTGCTGCTGTCGTTCTCGTTCCTGTTCGGCGAGTTCGTGTTCGCCAACCTGCTGGTCGGCACCCGCTACGAAACCCTGCAGGTTTACTTGAACAACATGCGCAACAGCAGCGGCCACTTCAACAGCGCGCTGGTGATTTCCTATTTCTTCTTCGTGTTGCTGCTCACCTGGGGTGCGAACCGCTTGAACAAGGACAAAGACTGA
- a CDS encoding ABC transporter permease, whose product MTTPTRGRTLALLLLAPFALFFIVFQIAPLAWVAIHSVQTDAGWSLDNFSKAFGSRFYRQAIQFSLEISFWSSLFGIVIAVIGAYSLRRVDSRLRDFVSAFANMTSNFSGVPLAFAFIILLGFNGAITLALKQGGLIDDFNLYSKTGLIITYTYFQIPLGVLLLYPAFDALREDWRESAALLGANGWAYWRYIGLPVLTPALLGTFVILLANALGAYATVYALTTGNFNVLPIRIAAMVAGDISLDPNLASALAMILVGLMTLVTLAHQWLLRRSYHVAR is encoded by the coding sequence GTGACCACCCCCACTCGCGGTAGAACCCTGGCCCTGCTCCTGCTGGCGCCCTTCGCTCTATTCTTCATCGTCTTCCAGATCGCCCCCCTCGCCTGGGTGGCCATCCACAGCGTGCAGACCGACGCCGGCTGGAGCCTGGACAACTTCAGCAAGGCTTTCGGCTCGCGCTTCTACCGCCAGGCCATCCAGTTCAGCCTGGAAATCAGCTTCTGGTCGAGTCTGTTCGGCATCGTCATCGCCGTCATCGGTGCCTACTCCCTGCGCCGGGTCGACTCGCGGCTGCGGGATTTCGTCAGCGCCTTCGCCAACATGACCAGCAACTTTTCCGGCGTACCGCTGGCCTTCGCCTTCATCATCCTGCTGGGCTTCAACGGCGCAATCACCCTGGCACTCAAGCAGGGCGGCCTGATCGATGATTTCAACCTTTACTCCAAAACCGGCCTGATCATCACCTACACCTATTTCCAAATCCCGCTGGGCGTCCTGCTGCTCTACCCTGCCTTCGACGCCCTGCGCGAAGACTGGCGCGAGTCCGCCGCCCTGCTCGGCGCCAACGGCTGGGCCTACTGGCGCTACATCGGCTTGCCGGTGCTGACCCCGGCGCTGCTGGGCACCTTCGTCATCCTCCTGGCCAATGCCCTGGGCGCATACGCCACGGTGTACGCCCTGACCACCGGCAATTTCAACGTGCTGCCGATCCGTATCGCCGCCATGGTGGCCGGCGACATCAGCCTGGACCCCAACCTGGCCAGCGCCCTGGCGATGATTCTGGTGGGGCTGATGACCCTGGTCACCCTGGCCCATCAATGGCTACTGCGCAGGAGCTACCATGTCGCGCGCTGA